The Microbulbifer sp. YPW1 genome contains a region encoding:
- a CDS encoding amidohydrolase produces MSFRARLTTIASTFLLAVPIIAWAQAIRLQGPDPLAKQSSQTVIYTSREFITMDPKKPRAEAVAVKDGRFIAVGTRTEVKKAAGAGARTDTTFADLVVVPGLIDQHVHPLLAALAMVCDVISIEDWNTANGFAPKALDEATYRKRLQKAIAEHNPSSGSTLFTWGYHQAWHGPMSRAILDQMAPTLPVAVWDRSTHIMFFNTAAMKEYEIDAEWVATLPKAAQEQSDLKEGKFWEAGFFEGVMGRITKGLASPEQLDRGLKFAERYFHQQGITALSEPAGPLDKPLQDAINAAFGDDATPFNFFYIPDGRMIAAKYLDKEGGATLIAEHEKMMSWGAGRGKFLPKQTKLLLDGAIFSQLAQMRDGYIDGHHGEWIQAPDLFARAFDVYWDAGYQIHIHVLGDKALDVLLDTLEKAMKRKPRTDHRTTLVHFGYAQPDQIARIARLGAIVSANPSYTTTLADKYAKVGVGKARTERMVPLGDTLRAGIPISLHSDMPMGPASPLYLMWAAVNRTTPPGWTPGPDQRITAAQALEAVTLGAAYSIRQEKEIGSIEVGKKANLTVLGESPLEVEPPRIKDITVWGTMLEGRLQPVGPAPHSSAPESRSTTSTGDED; encoded by the coding sequence ATGTCTTTTAGGGCACGACTAACAACGATAGCGTCCACCTTTTTGCTTGCCGTACCCATCATCGCCTGGGCGCAGGCAATTCGATTGCAGGGACCGGATCCCCTTGCCAAGCAATCATCGCAAACTGTGATCTACACCTCCCGTGAATTCATCACCATGGATCCGAAGAAACCGCGCGCCGAAGCCGTGGCGGTGAAGGACGGCAGGTTCATCGCCGTCGGCACACGCACCGAGGTCAAGAAGGCAGCCGGGGCCGGAGCGCGAACGGATACGACGTTTGCGGATCTGGTGGTGGTACCGGGCCTCATCGATCAGCACGTGCACCCGTTGCTGGCCGCGCTCGCAATGGTGTGCGATGTGATCTCCATTGAAGACTGGAACACGGCAAACGGCTTCGCGCCCAAGGCACTCGACGAAGCGACCTACCGTAAGCGACTGCAAAAGGCGATCGCCGAGCATAACCCCTCATCCGGTTCGACGCTCTTTACTTGGGGTTACCACCAGGCCTGGCACGGCCCGATGTCGCGCGCCATTCTCGACCAGATGGCGCCCACCCTGCCCGTCGCGGTCTGGGATCGCTCGACGCACATAATGTTCTTCAATACAGCGGCAATGAAAGAGTACGAGATCGACGCCGAGTGGGTCGCGACATTGCCGAAAGCGGCGCAGGAGCAGTCCGACCTGAAAGAAGGCAAGTTCTGGGAAGCAGGCTTTTTCGAGGGAGTAATGGGCCGCATTACCAAGGGCCTTGCAAGTCCTGAGCAACTTGATCGCGGGTTGAAGTTTGCGGAGCGGTATTTCCACCAGCAGGGCATCACCGCTCTTTCCGAGCCGGCCGGTCCACTGGACAAGCCCCTACAGGACGCGATCAACGCTGCGTTCGGCGACGACGCCACCCCATTCAACTTTTTCTACATTCCTGATGGTCGGATGATCGCCGCCAAGTACCTCGACAAGGAAGGGGGCGCAACGCTCATTGCCGAACACGAGAAGATGATGAGCTGGGGTGCCGGCCGCGGGAAGTTCCTGCCGAAGCAGACCAAGCTGTTGCTCGACGGTGCAATCTTCTCCCAGTTAGCCCAGATGCGCGATGGCTACATCGACGGCCACCACGGCGAGTGGATTCAGGCCCCGGATTTATTTGCGCGGGCATTCGACGTCTACTGGGACGCCGGGTATCAGATTCACATCCATGTGCTGGGCGACAAGGCCCTAGACGTGCTGCTCGACACACTCGAGAAAGCGATGAAGCGCAAGCCGCGCACCGACCATCGCACGACGCTCGTGCACTTCGGGTACGCTCAACCGGACCAGATCGCCCGCATCGCCAGGCTTGGCGCGATCGTCTCCGCCAACCCTTCGTACACCACCACACTCGCCGACAAATATGCCAAGGTCGGTGTCGGCAAGGCGCGCACCGAGCGCATGGTGCCGCTAGGGGACACTCTTCGCGCCGGCATACCGATCTCGCTGCACTCCGACATGCCGATGGGACCGGCCAGCCCGCTCTACCTGATGTGGGCGGCGGTCAACCGCACGACGCCTCCCGGTTGGACGCCGGGGCCGGACCAGCGGATTACCGCGGCGCAGGCGCTCGAAGCCGTCACCCTCGGCGCTGCGTATTCGATCCGGCAAGAGAAGGAGATCGGCTCGATCGAGGTGGGCAAGAAGGCCAACCTGACGGTGCTCGGGGAGAGCCCCCTGGAGGTCGAACCTCCCAGGATCAAGGACATCACGGTATGGGGCACGATGCTTGAAGGGCGATTGCAGCCGGTCGGCCCAGCCCCGCACTCAAGTGCACCGGAGTCCCGATCCACTACGTCGACCGGTGACGAGGATTAG
- a CDS encoding carbohydrate porin, protein MENELVDNATDKPDVAGTEPTGKRWDEWKTRLKKRAGLDFSLEYDALGYVASQSLDDDTSASGAFRAYGIWDLVGRHGANTGSLIFKVENRHGYTDIPPTEFGFEVGYVGLVSSVFSDQSWRATHLFWQQRFARGRGVSYFGYLDITDYVDVYALASPWTGFSNLVFQTGAGAIAGLPDGALGAMVGGFLTDQIYAVGGIADANGDATDLGGGFDTFFSDFETIKTLEIGRTSAKEQLFIDNAHVTLWQIDERDEAGTPDGWGINASLTRKVDNHWLPFIRGGWAEDGASFYQASFSLGFGYASIPGRDLLGLGLNWSRPNRDTFKAKLDDQYTMEIFQRWQVTERVQVTPSIQLIQNPTLNTTEDFTALFGLRARVAY, encoded by the coding sequence GTGGAGAATGAGCTAGTCGATAACGCAACGGACAAGCCGGACGTGGCTGGGACCGAGCCCACTGGGAAACGCTGGGACGAATGGAAGACACGACTTAAAAAGCGCGCAGGGCTCGATTTCAGCCTCGAATATGATGCACTCGGATACGTGGCATCACAGAGCTTGGACGACGACACCTCCGCCAGTGGCGCTTTCCGTGCCTACGGCATTTGGGATCTGGTAGGCAGACACGGAGCGAATACAGGCAGTCTTATCTTCAAAGTCGAAAACCGACATGGCTATACGGATATCCCTCCAACTGAATTTGGTTTTGAGGTTGGGTATGTCGGGCTGGTCAGTTCGGTTTTCAGCGATCAGAGTTGGCGTGCTACCCACCTGTTCTGGCAGCAGCGCTTCGCGCGTGGTCGAGGCGTAAGTTATTTTGGCTATCTCGACATAACCGACTATGTGGACGTCTATGCCCTTGCGAGTCCCTGGACCGGGTTCTCCAACCTCGTCTTCCAGACCGGCGCCGGCGCTATTGCTGGTTTACCCGATGGGGCACTCGGGGCGATGGTTGGTGGCTTCCTGACGGATCAGATTTATGCGGTGGGCGGCATTGCCGATGCCAACGGCGATGCTACCGATCTTGGTGGCGGTTTTGACACCTTTTTCAGCGATTTCGAAACCATCAAGACCCTTGAGATTGGTAGAACCTCGGCAAAAGAACAGCTTTTTATCGACAATGCTCACGTCACTCTCTGGCAGATCGACGAACGCGACGAGGCTGGCACACCAGATGGCTGGGGAATCAACGCCTCACTTACCCGTAAGGTCGACAATCATTGGCTTCCATTTATTCGCGGAGGCTGGGCGGAAGACGGAGCGAGCTTCTACCAGGCATCTTTCAGCTTGGGGTTTGGGTATGCAAGCATACCTGGCCGCGATTTGCTGGGGCTTGGCCTTAACTGGAGCCGCCCCAACCGTGACACCTTTAAAGCAAAACTTGATGACCAGTACACCATGGAAATCTTCCAGCGGTGGCAGGTCACCGAGCGTGTACAAGTCACTCCAAGCATCCAGTTGATTCAGAATCCCACACTCAATACCACCGAGGACTTCACGGCACTCTTTGGCCTGAGGGCACGAGTCGCCTATTAG
- a CDS encoding DNA polymerase II has protein sequence MPQGFLLTRHSFDQRGSTCIHYWLATPEGPVKLVIEGERPVFMVRVADRTQVTEALAGVPYDWQQLGFQTFGREEAAMLYFPTIDAHRRAQTLLQHRGIEVFEADFRLHDRYLMERFVRGGLYFEGVARAKDGYTEYRNVRLKGAEVQPDFKVVSLDVECSGQGELYSIGLYGHGVEEVLMVGKPEAADTSIHWVDDERALLEALEARIQSLDPDIIIGWSVVDFDFRLLVKRAGRYGLRLKLGRGGTDARWRDGREGSQGFVTLPGRVVLDGIDGLKNATYSFESFSLEFVAQTLLGRGKDTEDVDNRLAAIEHDFRHNKPKLAAYNLEDCRLVWDIYLHTRLLDYLRLRAQLTGLELDRSGGSVAAFTNLYLPKLHRSRYVAPNLPADGGLASPGGYVMDSRPGLYDNVLVLDFKSLYPSIIRTFKIDPMGLIEGLADGSEEGEPEGRSDKNTIPGFRGAHFSRDKHFLPDIITNLWAERDIAKQEQDAARSQAIKIIMNSFYGVLGSGGCRFYDTRLASSITLRGHEIMQQTARWIEELGHQVIYGDTDSTFVWLSGRPSAEEADLIGKGLASEINTRWQNKLKDELALACELELEFETHYQRFLMPTIRGSEAGSKKRYAGLVVNGDEEKLVFKGLETVRSDWTPLAKQFQTQLYGMVFHGEDPSDYIRETVEKTRAGEMDEQLVYRKRLRRKLEQYVKNVPPQVRAARMADEHRRQQGLEPRYQNKGWIQYVITLNGPEPVDYRQSPIDYQHYIDKQLKPVADAILPFIDLDFDSLVDGQLGLFGVSD, from the coding sequence TTGCCCCAAGGATTCCTCCTCACCCGCCACAGCTTTGACCAGCGCGGCAGCACCTGCATCCACTACTGGCTGGCCACGCCCGAGGGCCCGGTCAAGCTGGTCATTGAAGGTGAGCGCCCGGTTTTTATGGTGAGGGTGGCGGACCGCACCCAGGTGACCGAGGCGCTGGCCGGCGTGCCTTACGATTGGCAGCAGCTGGGCTTCCAGACCTTTGGCCGCGAGGAAGCGGCCATGCTTTATTTCCCCACCATCGACGCCCACCGCCGGGCGCAGACCCTGTTGCAACATCGCGGCATCGAGGTTTTTGAAGCGGATTTTCGGCTCCACGACCGTTACCTGATGGAGCGCTTTGTCCGCGGTGGCCTCTATTTTGAAGGGGTGGCCCGGGCCAAAGACGGCTATACGGAATATCGCAACGTGCGCCTAAAGGGCGCCGAGGTGCAGCCGGATTTCAAGGTGGTTTCTCTGGATGTGGAGTGCTCCGGCCAGGGCGAGCTGTATTCCATCGGTCTCTACGGGCACGGCGTGGAAGAGGTGCTGATGGTGGGTAAACCGGAGGCCGCCGATACCTCCATCCACTGGGTGGATGACGAGCGGGCGTTGCTCGAGGCGCTGGAGGCCAGGATTCAATCCCTGGACCCGGACATCATCATCGGCTGGTCCGTGGTGGACTTTGACTTTCGTCTACTGGTTAAAAGGGCGGGGCGCTACGGACTGCGCCTGAAGCTGGGACGCGGTGGCACCGATGCCCGCTGGCGGGATGGCCGGGAAGGCAGCCAGGGATTCGTGACACTGCCGGGCCGGGTAGTACTGGATGGCATCGATGGACTGAAGAACGCCACCTACAGCTTTGAAAGCTTCAGCCTGGAGTTCGTGGCCCAGACGCTACTGGGCAGGGGCAAGGACACCGAAGACGTGGACAACCGCCTGGCCGCGATTGAGCACGACTTTCGCCATAACAAACCCAAGCTGGCTGCCTACAACCTGGAAGACTGCCGCCTGGTCTGGGATATTTACCTGCACACCCGCTTGCTGGATTACCTGCGCCTGCGGGCCCAGCTCACCGGCCTCGAACTCGATCGCAGTGGCGGCTCAGTGGCGGCCTTTACCAACCTCTACCTGCCCAAACTACACCGCAGCCGCTATGTGGCGCCCAACCTGCCGGCGGACGGCGGCCTCGCCAGCCCGGGCGGCTATGTGATGGACTCCCGGCCGGGCCTGTACGACAACGTGCTGGTGCTGGATTTCAAGAGCCTGTATCCCAGCATTATCCGCACCTTCAAGATCGATCCTATGGGTTTGATTGAGGGGTTGGCCGACGGATCGGAAGAGGGCGAGCCGGAGGGGCGGTCGGATAAAAACACAATCCCCGGTTTTCGCGGCGCGCACTTTTCCCGTGACAAGCATTTCCTGCCGGACATCATTACCAACCTCTGGGCCGAGCGTGACATCGCCAAGCAGGAGCAGGATGCCGCCCGCTCCCAGGCCATCAAGATCATCATGAACTCTTTCTACGGGGTGCTCGGAAGTGGGGGCTGTCGTTTTTACGACACGCGCCTGGCCAGCTCCATCACCCTGCGCGGTCACGAGATCATGCAGCAGACGGCCCGCTGGATTGAGGAGCTGGGTCACCAGGTTATCTATGGCGATACCGATTCCACGTTTGTCTGGCTGAGTGGCCGCCCCAGCGCGGAGGAAGCGGATTTGATCGGCAAGGGCCTGGCGAGCGAGATCAACACGCGCTGGCAGAACAAGCTCAAAGACGAGCTGGCGCTGGCGTGCGAACTGGAGCTGGAATTCGAAACCCACTACCAGCGCTTTTTGATGCCCACCATTCGCGGCTCCGAGGCCGGCTCCAAGAAACGCTATGCGGGGCTGGTGGTGAACGGGGATGAGGAAAAGCTCGTATTCAAGGGCCTGGAAACCGTCCGCAGCGACTGGACGCCCCTGGCCAAGCAATTCCAGACCCAGCTCTACGGGATGGTATTTCACGGCGAAGATCCGTCCGACTATATCCGCGAGACGGTTGAGAAAACCCGGGCAGGGGAGATGGACGAGCAGCTGGTGTATCGCAAGCGGCTCCGGCGCAAGCTGGAGCAATACGTGAAAAACGTACCGCCCCAGGTGCGCGCGGCGCGCATGGCCGATGAACACCGCCGCCAGCAGGGGCTAGAACCCCGCTACCAGAACAAGGGCTGGATTCAATACGTGATCACCCTCAACGGCCCCGAGCCAGTGGACTACCGTCAGTCACCGATCGATTACCAGCACTATATCGACAAGCAGCTCAAGCCCGTGGCTGATGCCATATTGCCCTTCATCGACCTGGATTTTGACAGCCTGGTGGATGGCCAGTTGGGCCTGTTCGGTGTGAGCGATTGA
- a CDS encoding carbohydrate porin — translation MRIGVTVIFLTFGNLPGVASADTPQHRLCARDRLTCDWNGSRSALEAHGVNIDFSVTGYYQGLLSGGVDNVDFEFGGRADGFITLNTEKLSLWHGGGFNFHLESRFGELADRPVPSSGGIWPVNAGITTPLGDPGRLVGSSIYYSHRFGDNTSMMLGKINAFDLLAKDPFFGGWARDRFNNVAFVAPPSGVVPPVIMGTIISHRFNPWSLTFMVFDPNDRTNDYGFANLFNVGTNISLGTTWTGKLAGRSSSLGVTGTYSTKDGADLGQLLLPPDLKTGTLKGSYNLSVTASHLIYESPAVPGKGFGIYAKAAKADGNPNPIQASFIGGFAGQGIVSGRPLDEFGIGYYFYDLSDALESSVDPVIPFDDERGLELYYKVAMAPWFQFTVDLQWIDPARQEFGDAWDLALRANIDF, via the coding sequence ATGAGAATTGGCGTCACAGTAATTTTTCTTACTTTTGGGAACTTACCGGGCGTGGCAAGCGCGGATACTCCACAACACCGCCTGTGTGCCCGTGATCGCCTGACCTGTGACTGGAATGGGTCACGTAGTGCACTGGAGGCACACGGGGTTAACATTGATTTTTCTGTAACCGGTTATTATCAGGGCCTGCTGTCCGGCGGCGTGGATAATGTCGATTTCGAATTTGGCGGAAGAGCGGACGGGTTCATCACTTTGAACACTGAAAAGCTCAGCCTGTGGCACGGAGGCGGATTTAATTTCCACTTGGAATCCCGTTTCGGCGAACTAGCCGACCGCCCCGTGCCCAGCTCAGGCGGTATTTGGCCCGTCAATGCAGGTATTACCACGCCTCTGGGCGATCCCGGCCGTCTGGTAGGGAGTTCCATCTATTACAGCCACCGCTTCGGCGATAATACGTCGATGATGCTTGGCAAGATAAACGCCTTTGACTTATTAGCAAAAGACCCGTTTTTTGGCGGCTGGGCACGGGATCGCTTCAACAATGTTGCATTTGTGGCACCGCCCAGCGGGGTAGTGCCCCCTGTCATCATGGGCACGATCATTTCACACAGGTTCAATCCCTGGTCGCTGACCTTCATGGTGTTTGATCCCAATGACCGAACCAACGACTACGGTTTCGCCAACCTTTTTAATGTCGGCACCAATATATCCCTCGGCACCACCTGGACAGGGAAACTTGCGGGAAGAAGCAGCAGTCTGGGGGTAACCGGTACTTACAGCACCAAAGACGGCGCAGACCTCGGGCAACTACTGTTACCGCCAGATCTCAAGACCGGCACCCTCAAGGGCTCTTACAATCTCAGCGTGACCGCATCACATTTAATTTACGAGAGCCCCGCCGTACCCGGCAAGGGTTTTGGAATCTACGCCAAGGCGGCGAAGGCCGACGGTAACCCTAACCCGATACAGGCATCGTTTATCGGCGGTTTTGCCGGTCAGGGCATCGTATCAGGGCGACCGCTCGATGAATTCGGTATCGGCTATTACTTCTACGATCTCAGTGATGCCCTGGAGTCGTCCGTGGATCCGGTAATCCCATTCGACGACGAACGTGGACTGGAACTCTACTACAAGGTGGCTATGGCCCCCTGGTTTCAGTTCACTGTTGATCTACAGTGGATTGATCCTGCACGCCAGGAATTTGGTGACGCATGGGATCTTGCACTGCGAGCCAACATTGATTTTTGA
- a CDS encoding amidohydrolase family protein, which yields MSSLAQDYDLVINNGRVIDPESMLDAVLNVGVKDGRIAKITPHDLKGVKTIDATGLVVAPGFIDLHFHALDGLSLKLAALDGVTTGMDLEAGAINVADWYAAKDKSGWPLNYGTGVSQEMTRTRIHDPEVDTSGWHDATSVFELRAQAVKTDGVPGWSVTRSDLDQLNQILTHIDEELRQGALSLASTIGYMSEGVTTFEMFKTQEVAANYGRALGAHVRFHGNPSNPEGTLGTSELLANAMVLDAPFSINHDNEYGWWENEEKLQKARAQGYNVWSEYYPYSAASTAISSDFFSPEKFKILAGGRPYEETIYDPIQDKFLTQQEWETTSKADPGRTIFAFNPKRDEWLPYWLRMPHMIVASDAMWSGKGIDSWDLPPEDYVGHPRTAGTRGKTLRMARENGVPLMFTIAQMAYWPAYHLGLTGIKAMQERGRLQEGMVADITIFDPEKVTDNATYKAGEQGLPTSGIPYVIVSGVPVVRDNEFQLDVRPGKSIRFPVEERGRFEPITVEEWSRQFTIKSFSVGDGGVEPKNTADDEGN from the coding sequence ATGTCATCGCTCGCTCAAGACTACGACCTCGTGATCAATAACGGCCGGGTGATCGATCCTGAGTCCATGCTGGACGCGGTGCTCAATGTTGGCGTCAAAGACGGACGGATTGCCAAGATTACCCCCCATGACCTCAAGGGGGTCAAGACCATCGATGCAACGGGCCTTGTCGTCGCCCCCGGATTTATCGACCTGCACTTCCATGCCCTCGACGGGCTGTCGCTGAAACTCGCCGCACTCGATGGCGTAACCACAGGAATGGACCTCGAAGCGGGCGCGATAAATGTTGCCGACTGGTATGCCGCAAAAGACAAATCCGGCTGGCCGCTGAATTACGGCACCGGCGTCAGTCAGGAAATGACCCGGACACGGATTCACGATCCAGAAGTCGATACCAGCGGATGGCATGACGCCACCAGTGTTTTCGAACTGCGCGCGCAAGCGGTGAAAACAGACGGTGTTCCCGGCTGGTCCGTCACACGCAGCGATCTGGATCAGCTGAATCAAATCCTCACACACATTGATGAGGAGTTACGCCAGGGTGCGCTCAGCCTCGCCTCAACCATTGGCTACATGAGCGAGGGAGTAACGACATTCGAGATGTTCAAGACGCAGGAGGTCGCGGCCAACTATGGTCGGGCGCTCGGTGCCCATGTGCGCTTTCATGGAAATCCCAGCAATCCAGAGGGAACGCTTGGCACCAGTGAGCTCCTTGCGAACGCGATGGTGCTCGACGCGCCGTTTTCCATTAACCACGACAACGAATACGGCTGGTGGGAAAACGAAGAAAAACTGCAGAAAGCGCGCGCCCAGGGTTACAACGTCTGGTCGGAATACTACCCATATTCCGCAGCATCGACCGCGATTTCCTCTGACTTTTTCTCGCCTGAGAAATTCAAAATCCTCGCGGGCGGCCGCCCCTATGAGGAGACCATCTATGACCCAATTCAGGACAAATTTCTGACCCAGCAAGAATGGGAAACAACGTCCAAGGCGGATCCGGGGCGGACAATTTTCGCATTCAACCCCAAACGGGATGAATGGCTACCCTACTGGTTACGCATGCCACACATGATCGTGGCATCCGACGCGATGTGGTCCGGCAAGGGGATCGACTCCTGGGATCTTCCACCCGAAGACTACGTCGGTCACCCGCGAACCGCAGGCACCCGCGGCAAGACACTCCGGATGGCGCGCGAAAACGGCGTGCCGCTGATGTTCACGATCGCACAAATGGCCTACTGGCCGGCTTATCACCTTGGCCTGACTGGCATCAAGGCAATGCAGGAGCGAGGTCGCCTGCAGGAGGGGATGGTCGCAGACATAACCATCTTCGACCCCGAGAAGGTAACGGACAATGCTACTTACAAGGCCGGCGAGCAGGGCTTACCCACCTCCGGTATTCCTTACGTCATCGTGAGCGGCGTGCCTGTGGTGCGCGACAACGAGTTCCAACTTGATGTCCGCCCCGGCAAGTCGATACGTTTTCCGGTCGAGGAAAGGGGCCGTTTTGAGCCGATCACCGTCGAGGAATGGAGCCGGCAGTTTACAATCAAATCCTTTAGTGTTGGAGATGGCGGGGTCGAACCCAAGAACACAGCTGATGATGAAGGCAACTAG
- a CDS encoding serine hydrolase — protein sequence MLGKNIVTSVFILAASVVWAQEKAQEKTLQHTPLDAFVDGFPLELEKQTRNANYNELFKGGDISAYFNMRASEFLPTAILPPHQDVMPLGSKPMPEVGKVKVELVSESKLKGPLTLDEFLAQSDGAQAYLVVHKGNIVYEKYPRMRPEDHHVWMSSSKPTASLVIDQLISEGKIDENAPITKYLTDFKGTDWDGITTRDVMDMATGMDLEDTSESRFDPDNIARRVYEAEFGFPNKTRGVEKLRDVLKSTPKKDEPGLAFEYASGLTQMLVLLAEEVENDRWHQIFDRRVWSKVGAEGPLQLHMTPDGIVAAHGLISSNLRDFARFGMLYTPSWKKIAVEQVVTDEILERIRKGVRSHEFVMAGFDGAVFVDYLGSKDFIANSRQWDVIWPDGDMWKGGLMTQGLYVSPSRDLVIVYFNVNNDDHSGHRFARPIATSGFFDK from the coding sequence ATGCTTGGAAAAAACATTGTCACTTCTGTCTTCATTTTGGCCGCGTCGGTCGTATGGGCGCAGGAAAAGGCACAAGAGAAGACACTGCAACACACTCCACTTGACGCGTTTGTGGATGGCTTTCCACTAGAGCTTGAAAAGCAGACGCGCAATGCCAATTACAACGAGCTGTTCAAGGGCGGGGATATTTCTGCGTATTTCAATATGCGGGCATCGGAGTTTCTGCCGACAGCCATTCTCCCGCCGCACCAGGACGTGATGCCGCTGGGCAGCAAGCCGATGCCGGAAGTCGGCAAAGTGAAAGTCGAATTGGTGTCCGAAAGTAAGCTCAAGGGGCCGCTTACCCTCGATGAATTCCTTGCGCAGTCCGATGGTGCCCAGGCGTATCTGGTGGTACACAAAGGCAATATCGTGTACGAGAAGTATCCGCGCATGCGCCCCGAGGATCACCATGTCTGGATGTCTTCGTCAAAGCCCACCGCCAGCCTGGTCATCGATCAGCTGATCAGTGAGGGGAAGATCGACGAGAATGCGCCGATCACCAAATACCTGACGGACTTCAAGGGCACCGACTGGGACGGCATCACCACCCGTGATGTGATGGATATGGCCACCGGCATGGACCTGGAGGATACGTCCGAATCCCGCTTCGATCCGGACAACATTGCCCGCCGCGTGTATGAAGCCGAGTTTGGCTTTCCGAATAAAACCCGGGGCGTGGAAAAGCTGCGTGACGTATTGAAGAGCACACCCAAGAAAGACGAGCCCGGTTTGGCATTCGAGTATGCCTCGGGGCTGACGCAAATGCTGGTGCTCCTGGCCGAGGAGGTGGAAAACGACCGCTGGCATCAGATATTCGACCGCCGCGTATGGTCGAAGGTGGGTGCCGAGGGGCCTTTGCAACTGCACATGACACCGGACGGGATAGTTGCGGCGCATGGGTTGATATCGAGTAATCTGCGGGACTTCGCCCGCTTCGGCATGCTCTACACCCCGAGCTGGAAAAAGATCGCCGTCGAGCAGGTGGTGACGGATGAAATCCTCGAGCGCATTCGCAAAGGGGTCCGGTCGCATGAGTTCGTCATGGCCGGGTTCGACGGCGCTGTGTTCGTTGACTATCTGGGTTCAAAGGACTTTATTGCCAACAGCCGCCAGTGGGATGTGATCTGGCCCGATGGCGATATGTGGAAAGGTGGCCTGATGACTCAGGGCCTCTACGTATCGCCCTCCCGGGATCTCGTGATTGTCTATTTCAATGTCAACAACGATGACCACTCGGGGCATCGCTTTGCGCGGCCGATTGCGACTTCAGGGTTTTTCGATAAGTAA